Proteins found in one Pseudomonas sp. P8_241 genomic segment:
- a CDS encoding transporter substrate-binding domain-containing protein gives MKKAMLTLSALALCVAAGSALAKEYKELRFGVDPSYAPFESKAADGNLVGFDVDLGNAICAELKVKCKWVESDFDGMIPGLKANKFDGVISSMTVTPAREKVIDFSSELFSGPTAYVAKKGSGITADVASLKGKTVGYEQGTIQEAYAKAVLDKAGVKTQAYQNQDQVYSDLTSGRLDAGIQDMLQAELGFLKSPKGADYEITQPVDSELLPAKTAVGIKKGNTELKALLDKGIKALHDDGTYATIQKKHFGDLNLYSGK, from the coding sequence ATGAAAAAAGCAATGCTGACCCTTTCTGCACTGGCGTTGTGCGTGGCTGCGGGCTCCGCCCTGGCGAAGGAATACAAGGAATTGCGTTTCGGCGTTGACCCTTCGTACGCACCGTTCGAGTCGAAAGCGGCCGACGGCAACCTGGTCGGCTTCGACGTCGATCTGGGGAACGCAATCTGCGCCGAGTTGAAGGTCAAGTGCAAATGGGTTGAAAGCGATTTTGACGGCATGATTCCGGGCCTCAAAGCCAACAAATTCGACGGTGTGATCTCGTCGATGACCGTGACCCCGGCCCGCGAAAAAGTCATCGACTTCTCCAGCGAGCTGTTCTCCGGCCCAACCGCCTACGTGGCCAAGAAAGGTTCGGGCATCACCGCCGACGTCGCGTCGCTGAAGGGCAAGACGGTCGGCTATGAACAAGGCACCATCCAGGAAGCCTACGCCAAAGCCGTTCTCGACAAGGCTGGGGTGAAAACCCAGGCCTATCAGAACCAGGACCAGGTGTATTCCGACCTGACGTCCGGCCGTCTCGACGCCGGGATCCAGGACATGCTGCAAGCCGAACTGGGCTTTTTGAAGTCGCCTAAAGGCGCTGACTACGAAATCACCCAGCCCGTCGACAGCGAACTGCTGCCTGCCAAAACTGCCGTTGGTATTAAGAAAGGTAACACCGAGCTGAAAGCACTTTTGGATAAAGGTATCAAAGCGTTACACGATGATGGCACCTACGCCACCATTCAGAAGAAACACTTTGGCGATCTGAATCTGTACAGCGGCAAGTAA
- a CDS encoding ABC transporter permease, which translates to MFENLLQNLGLSAFSLQGFGPLLLEGTWMTIKLSAMSLLVAVLLGLLGASAKLSKVKLLRLPAQCYTTLIRGVPDLVLMLLIFYSLQTWLTSFTDYMEWEYIEINPFSAGVITLGFIYGAYFTETFRGAILAVPRGQVEAATAYGLKRGQRFWIVVFPQMMRFALPGIGNNWMVMLKATALVSIIGLADLVKAAQDAGKSTYQLFYFLVLAALIYLLITSASNFILRWLERRYSAGTREAVR; encoded by the coding sequence ATGTTCGAAAACCTCTTACAAAATCTGGGGCTCTCCGCCTTCAGCCTCCAGGGCTTCGGTCCATTGCTGTTGGAAGGCACCTGGATGACCATCAAATTGTCGGCGATGTCGCTGCTGGTGGCCGTATTGCTCGGCCTGTTGGGCGCCAGTGCCAAACTGTCGAAAGTCAAATTGCTGCGCCTGCCTGCCCAGTGCTACACCACGCTGATTCGCGGCGTACCGGACCTGGTCCTGATGCTGCTGATCTTCTACAGCCTGCAAACCTGGCTGACCTCGTTCACCGACTACATGGAATGGGAATACATCGAGATCAACCCGTTCAGCGCCGGGGTCATCACCCTGGGCTTTATCTACGGCGCCTACTTCACCGAAACGTTTCGCGGCGCAATCCTTGCCGTCCCGCGGGGCCAGGTCGAAGCCGCCACAGCCTACGGCCTCAAGCGCGGCCAGCGATTCTGGATCGTGGTCTTCCCGCAGATGATGCGTTTCGCCCTGCCGGGCATCGGCAACAACTGGATGGTGATGCTCAAGGCCACTGCGCTGGTATCGATCATCGGTCTGGCCGATCTGGTCAAAGCTGCACAGGACGCGGGCAAAAGCACCTACCAGCTGTTTTATTTCCTGGTGCTTGCCGCACTGATCTATCTATTGATCACCAGCGCCTCGAACTTCATCCTGCGCTGGCTTGAACGTCGCTACTCCGCCGGAACCCGGGAGGCCGTACGATGA
- a CDS encoding ABC transporter permease has protein sequence MIELLQEYWRPFLYSDGNNITGLAMTMWLLSASIFIGFLVSIPLSIARVSPHRYIRWPVQFYTYLFRGTPLYIQLLICYTGIYSLAAIRAQPVLDAFFRDAMNCTILAFALNTCAYTTEIFAGAIRSMNHGEVEAAKAYGLTGWKLYAYVIMPSALRRSLPYYSNEVILMLHSTTVAFTATIPDVLKVARDANSATFLTFQSFGIAALIYLTITFALVGLFRLAERRWLAFLGPTH, from the coding sequence ATGATCGAGCTTCTTCAGGAATACTGGCGCCCCTTCCTATATAGCGACGGTAACAACATCACCGGTCTGGCCATGACGATGTGGCTCCTGAGCGCATCGATTTTCATTGGCTTTCTGGTGTCGATCCCGCTGTCCATCGCGCGAGTGTCGCCGCACCGCTACATCCGCTGGCCTGTGCAGTTCTACACCTACCTGTTCCGTGGTACGCCTTTGTATATCCAGCTGTTGATCTGCTACACCGGGATCTACAGCCTGGCGGCGATTCGCGCACAGCCGGTACTCGATGCGTTTTTTCGCGATGCGATGAATTGCACGATACTGGCCTTCGCCCTCAACACCTGCGCCTACACCACGGAGATTTTCGCCGGGGCCATTCGCAGCATGAACCATGGTGAAGTCGAAGCTGCCAAGGCGTATGGTCTGACTGGCTGGAAGCTGTATGCCTACGTGATCATGCCCTCAGCCCTGCGTCGCTCGCTGCCGTACTACAGCAACGAAGTGATCCTGATGCTGCACTCGACCACCGTGGCCTTCACCGCGACGATCCCCGACGTGCTCAAAGTGGCTCGGGACGCCAACTCAGCGACATTCCTGACCTTCCAGTCGTTCGGTATCGCTGCGCTGATCTACCTGACCATCACCTTCGCGCTGGTCGGCCTGTTTCGTCTCGCCGAACGCCGCTGGCTGGCCTTCCTCGGGCCGACCCACTAG
- a CDS encoding succinylglutamate desuccinylase/aspartoacylase family protein, whose translation MRHQIHDLLAPLPGTARQIHSFHFGPQPSNRKIYIQASLHADEMPGMLVAWHLKQRLAELEAAGRLRSEIVLVPIANPVGLEQVLMDVPLGRYELESGQNFNRWFVDLSEEVGNEIEGKLSDDPQHNLQLIRSSLRDALTRQTAETQLQSQRLTLQRLACDADMVLDLHCDFEAVAHLYTTPQAWPQVEPLARYIGAEASLLATDSGGQSFDECFTLLWWQLQERFGEQFEIPAGSFSVTVELRGQGDVNHPLASLDCQALIDYLVHFGAIAGEPAPLPGLPYPATPLAGVEPVATPVGGLLVFTALPGEYLKAGQLIAEIIDPINDRVTPVHCSATGLMYARSLRRMATAGMVIAHVAGAEAYRSGYLLSP comes from the coding sequence ATGCGCCACCAGATTCATGACCTGCTGGCCCCGCTACCGGGGACCGCACGACAGATCCACAGCTTCCACTTCGGCCCGCAACCGAGCAACCGCAAGATCTACATCCAGGCGTCCCTTCACGCCGACGAGATGCCCGGCATGCTGGTCGCCTGGCACCTCAAGCAACGCCTGGCAGAGCTGGAAGCCGCCGGCCGCCTGCGCAGTGAAATCGTGCTGGTACCCATCGCCAATCCGGTCGGGCTGGAACAGGTGCTGATGGATGTGCCGCTCGGCCGCTACGAGTTGGAAAGCGGTCAGAACTTCAACCGCTGGTTTGTCGACCTCAGTGAAGAAGTCGGCAACGAGATCGAGGGCAAACTCAGCGACGATCCACAGCACAACCTGCAACTGATCCGCAGCAGCCTGCGCGATGCGCTGACCCGGCAGACCGCCGAAACCCAACTTCAATCCCAGCGTCTGACCCTCCAACGACTGGCCTGCGATGCCGATATGGTGCTGGACCTGCATTGCGATTTCGAAGCGGTGGCGCACCTGTACACCACGCCGCAAGCCTGGCCGCAGGTCGAGCCGCTGGCCCGCTACATCGGGGCTGAAGCCAGCTTGTTGGCCACCGATTCCGGGGGCCAGTCGTTCGACGAATGTTTCACCCTGCTCTGGTGGCAGTTACAAGAGCGCTTCGGCGAGCAGTTCGAGATCCCGGCGGGCAGCTTTTCGGTGACCGTCGAACTGCGCGGCCAGGGTGACGTCAATCATCCGCTGGCCAGCCTCGATTGCCAGGCATTGATCGACTACCTGGTCCATTTTGGCGCCATTGCCGGTGAGCCCGCGCCCTTGCCCGGACTGCCTTATCCGGCAACGCCGCTGGCCGGTGTCGAGCCGGTGGCCACCCCCGTGGGTGGACTGCTGGTGTTCACTGCGCTGCCGGGTGAATACCTGAAAGCAGGGCAATTGATCGCCGAAATCATTGACCCGATCAATGATCGGGTCACTCCCGTTCATTGCTCCGCCACCGGGCTGATGTACGCCCGCTCGCTGCGCCGCATGGCCACCGCCGGCATGGTGATCGCCCATGTCGCAGGCGCTGAAGCCTATCGCAGCGGCTACTTACTTTCGCCTTGA
- a CDS encoding ABC transporter ATP-binding protein, which yields MYKLTIEGLHKSYGDHEVLKGVSLKAKTGDVISLIGASGSGKSTFLRCINFLEQPNEGAMSLDGQNVRMIKDRHGMHVADADELQRIRTRLAMVFQHFNLWSHMTVLENITMAPRRVLGCDKKEAEDRARRYLDKVGLASRVADQYPAFLSGGQQQRVAIARALAMEPEVMLFDEPTSALDPELVGEVLKVIQGLAEEGRTMIMVTHEMSFARKVSSQVLFLHQGLVEEEGAPEDVLGNPKSERLKQFLSGNLK from the coding sequence ATGTACAAATTGACCATCGAAGGCCTGCATAAAAGCTACGGCGATCATGAAGTCCTCAAAGGTGTTTCGCTCAAGGCCAAGACCGGCGACGTCATCAGCCTGATCGGCGCCAGCGGTTCGGGCAAAAGCACCTTTTTGCGCTGCATCAACTTTCTGGAACAACCCAACGAGGGCGCCATGAGCCTCGACGGACAGAACGTGCGCATGATCAAGGATCGCCACGGCATGCATGTGGCTGACGCCGATGAACTGCAACGGATCCGCACCCGGCTGGCCATGGTGTTTCAGCATTTCAACCTGTGGAGCCACATGACGGTGCTGGAAAACATCACCATGGCCCCGCGCCGGGTGCTGGGCTGCGACAAGAAAGAAGCGGAGGATCGCGCCCGGCGGTACCTCGACAAGGTAGGCCTGGCCTCCCGCGTGGCTGACCAATACCCGGCATTCCTGTCCGGCGGTCAGCAGCAGCGGGTCGCCATCGCCCGCGCATTGGCCATGGAGCCGGAGGTCATGCTGTTTGACGAACCGACCTCAGCGCTGGATCCGGAGCTGGTGGGTGAAGTGCTGAAGGTGATTCAGGGGCTGGCCGAAGAAGGCCGAACCATGATCATGGTGACCCACGAAATGAGCTTCGCCCGTAAAGTATCGAGCCAGGTGCTGTTTCTGCATCAGGGGCTGGTGGAGGAAGAGGGCGCGCCGGAAGACGTGCTGGGCAATCCGAAGAGTGAGCGGTTGAAGCAGTTCCTCAGTGGCAACCTGAAATAA
- a CDS encoding ligase-associated DNA damage response DEXH box helicase: MGTPADFAKRWFTTRGWIPFAFQKQVWTAVEKGHCGLLHASTGAGKTYAIWFGALNRFARPLPPAETTRKRNPASAPLTVLWITPMRALAADTARALEAPLLDLQIPWSVGLRTGDTSNSERARQTRRLPTTLITTPESLTLMLARADAQSALSTLRMVVVDEWHELLGNKRGVQLQLALARLRRWHPELIVWGVSATLGNQVHAEQVLIPQGRGISIQGQTGKKLLIDTLLPPTSERFPWAGHIGLKMLPQVAAQLDCSASSLVFTNTRAQSEIWYQALLDARPKWAGLIALHHSSLSRETRNWVERALKEGRLKVVVCTSSLDLGVDFLPVERVLQIGSAKGVARLMQRAGRSGHAPGRVSRVTLVPTHNLELIEAAAAQDAVAQRRIEPRESPDKPLDVLVQHLVSMALGGGFDPDELYEEVRGAWAYRDLSPADWTWALAFVRHGGLSLTAYPDYRRVEPDEQGVWRVPDARLARRHRMSIGTIVSDASIQLKFWSKGGGGKQLGSVEEGFIARLKPGDGFLFAGRLLELVRVENMTAYVKRSTLKKAAVPRWNGGRMPLSNELANAVVARFSAAAQGTFTGPEMRALRPLIAVQQRWSGLPTEHSLLAETLKSREGWHLFLYPFAGRQVHLGLASLLAWRVSQRQSVTFSIAVNDYGLELLSATYVNWPAQLNRDLFSPAHLLDDVLASLNAGELALRRFREIARIAGLVFAGYPGAPKSTRQVQASSGLFFEVFKQYDAQNLLLAQAGEEVLREELDIRRLERTLEHINRLRLDLHSIKRPTPLGFPLLVERMRESMSSEKLADRIRRMVSDLEKTAESGEVR; this comes from the coding sequence ATGGGAACGCCCGCCGACTTTGCAAAACGCTGGTTCACCACTCGCGGCTGGATTCCGTTCGCTTTTCAGAAACAGGTTTGGACAGCCGTCGAAAAAGGCCACTGCGGATTGCTGCACGCCAGCACCGGAGCCGGCAAGACCTATGCGATCTGGTTTGGCGCGCTCAATCGATTTGCCCGCCCCCTCCCGCCTGCTGAAACGACACGCAAGCGCAATCCTGCCAGCGCCCCCTTGACCGTGCTGTGGATCACCCCGATGCGCGCCCTCGCCGCTGACACCGCCCGAGCCCTGGAAGCGCCGCTGCTCGACTTGCAGATTCCGTGGAGCGTCGGCCTGCGCACGGGCGATACCAGCAATAGCGAACGGGCACGCCAGACTCGGCGCCTGCCTACCACGCTGATTACCACGCCGGAAAGCCTCACCCTGATGCTTGCCCGAGCCGATGCGCAATCAGCACTCTCAACCTTGCGCATGGTGGTGGTCGACGAATGGCACGAATTGCTCGGCAACAAGCGCGGCGTGCAATTGCAACTGGCTCTGGCGCGTTTACGCCGCTGGCACCCCGAGCTGATCGTCTGGGGTGTTTCCGCAACGCTGGGCAATCAGGTTCATGCCGAACAGGTCTTGATCCCACAGGGACGAGGCATCAGCATTCAGGGTCAGACCGGTAAAAAACTGCTGATCGACACGTTGCTGCCTCCCACGAGCGAGCGGTTCCCGTGGGCCGGACACATCGGGCTGAAGATGTTGCCGCAGGTCGCGGCGCAATTGGACTGCAGCGCCAGCAGCCTCGTATTCACCAATACACGCGCCCAATCGGAAATCTGGTACCAGGCCTTGCTCGATGCCAGACCGAAATGGGCAGGGTTGATTGCGCTGCATCACAGTTCGTTGTCCCGTGAAACCCGTAACTGGGTTGAGCGGGCACTCAAGGAGGGGCGCCTCAAAGTGGTCGTCTGCACGTCCAGCCTGGATCTGGGTGTGGATTTCCTGCCGGTGGAGCGGGTGCTGCAAATTGGTTCGGCAAAAGGCGTGGCGCGCCTGATGCAGCGTGCCGGCCGTTCCGGTCATGCGCCAGGGCGCGTGTCGCGAGTCACACTGGTACCGACCCATAATCTTGAACTGATCGAAGCCGCTGCCGCTCAGGATGCGGTGGCGCAACGTCGCATCGAACCGCGAGAGTCTCCCGATAAACCTCTGGATGTATTGGTTCAACATTTGGTCAGCATGGCATTGGGAGGGGGATTTGATCCCGATGAGCTGTACGAAGAAGTACGTGGAGCCTGGGCCTATCGCGACCTCAGTCCGGCGGACTGGACGTGGGCATTGGCTTTCGTACGCCACGGCGGGCTTTCTCTGACGGCCTATCCGGATTACCGCCGTGTCGAACCCGACGAACAGGGCGTTTGGCGTGTACCTGATGCGCGACTGGCCCGCCGTCATCGCATGAGCATCGGCACCATCGTCAGTGATGCAAGCATTCAATTGAAATTCTGGAGCAAGGGTGGCGGTGGCAAGCAACTGGGCAGTGTCGAAGAAGGCTTTATCGCACGCCTCAAGCCCGGCGACGGCTTTCTGTTCGCAGGTCGTTTGCTGGAGCTGGTCCGGGTGGAAAACATGACTGCATACGTCAAGCGCAGCACACTGAAAAAAGCCGCTGTGCCCCGCTGGAATGGTGGGCGCATGCCTCTTTCCAACGAGCTGGCCAATGCCGTGGTTGCGCGGTTCAGCGCTGCGGCACAAGGCACATTTACCGGCCCGGAAATGCGGGCATTGCGACCGCTGATAGCCGTGCAACAACGTTGGTCCGGATTGCCAACCGAACACAGTCTGCTGGCCGAAACGCTGAAATCTCGCGAAGGCTGGCATCTTTTCCTTTATCCCTTCGCTGGCCGTCAGGTGCATTTGGGGTTGGCGAGCCTGTTGGCGTGGCGAGTCAGCCAGCGGCAATCGGTGACATTTTCCATCGCCGTCAATGATTACGGGCTGGAGTTGCTGAGCGCGACTTATGTGAATTGGCCCGCACAGCTGAATCGTGATTTGTTTAGCCCTGCACATTTGCTCGATGACGTGCTCGCCAGCCTCAATGCAGGTGAGTTGGCGTTACGCCGCTTTCGGGAAATCGCGAGAATTGCCGGACTGGTGTTCGCAGGGTACCCGGGTGCCCCCAAAAGCACTCGCCAGGTTCAGGCTTCGAGCGGCTTGTTCTTTGAAGTGTTCAAACAATACGACGCGCAGAATCTATTACTGGCTCAAGCCGGGGAAGAAGTCTTGCGTGAGGAACTGGATATCAGGCGTCTGGAGAGGACGCTGGAGCATATCAATCGATTGCGGCTCGACCTGCACTCGATCAAACGTCCTACGCCCCTGGGGTTCCCATTGCTGGTGGAGCGCATGCGCGAAAGCATGAGTTCGGAAAAACTCGCCGACCGGATCAGGCGCATGGTCAGCGATCTGGAAAAAACCGCCGAATCGGGGGAAGTCCGATGA
- the pdeM gene encoding ligase-associated DNA damage response endonuclease PdeM produces the protein MSTPYPVQLAGEELWLLPERAIYWPERQTLLIADVHFGKAAAYRRLGQPVPRGTTSQNIAVLDAILEALPCRQLIFLGDFLHGPGSHATATLEALAQWRARQADLPMTLIRGNHDKRAGDPPASLNIRVIPEPMLLGPFSLQHEPIPHPDRHVLAGHVHPVYRLNGRGRQSLRLACFRLGVEVSLLPAFGAFTGGYQVEQDDDSRIFVIGANEIWPVILQERACSRKT, from the coding sequence ATGAGCACGCCCTATCCGGTTCAACTCGCAGGTGAAGAACTCTGGTTGTTGCCGGAAAGGGCGATTTACTGGCCGGAACGGCAGACGCTATTGATTGCCGACGTGCATTTTGGCAAAGCGGCTGCGTACCGAAGGCTCGGCCAACCGGTGCCTCGAGGCACCACATCGCAAAACATTGCGGTGCTGGATGCAATACTGGAGGCCCTGCCCTGCCGGCAGCTGATTTTCCTCGGCGACTTTCTCCACGGGCCAGGTTCCCATGCAACAGCCACGCTTGAAGCATTGGCCCAATGGCGAGCACGACAGGCTGACTTACCCATGACCCTGATACGTGGCAACCACGATAAACGCGCAGGCGATCCACCCGCCTCGCTGAACATTCGTGTGATACCCGAGCCCATGTTGCTCGGGCCTTTCTCGCTGCAGCATGAACCGATCCCGCACCCGGACCGCCATGTGTTGGCCGGCCATGTACACCCGGTTTATCGGCTCAATGGTCGAGGTCGGCAAAGCCTGCGGCTCGCGTGCTTCAGACTCGGTGTCGAGGTCAGCCTGTTACCTGCCTTCGGTGCATTTACCGGCGGCTATCAGGTCGAGCAGGACGACGACAGCAGGATCTTCGTCATTGGCGCCAATGAAATCTGGCCTGTCATTTTGCAGGAGCGAGCTTGCTCGCGAAAAACGTGA
- the dcd gene encoding dCTP deaminase, with the protein MSIKSDKWIRRMAQEHGMIEPFVERQVRGSDDSRVISYGVSSYGYDVRCTNHFKVFTNINSAIVDPKNFDAGSFVDIHSDVCIIPPNSFALASTVEYFRIPRNVLTICLGKSTYARCGIIVNVTPLEPEWEGHVTLEFSNTTNLPAKIYANEGVAQMLFLESDEECEVSYKDRGGKYQGQRGVTLPRT; encoded by the coding sequence ATGAGCATCAAATCGGACAAGTGGATTCGCCGCATGGCGCAAGAGCACGGCATGATCGAACCTTTCGTCGAGCGCCAGGTGCGCGGCAGCGACGATAGCCGTGTGATCTCCTACGGCGTGTCGAGCTACGGCTACGATGTGCGTTGCACCAATCATTTCAAGGTGTTCACCAACATCAATTCGGCCATCGTTGACCCGAAAAACTTCGATGCCGGCAGCTTCGTCGACATCCACAGCGATGTTTGCATCATTCCGCCGAACTCCTTCGCCCTGGCCAGCACCGTTGAATACTTCCGCATTCCGCGCAATGTATTGACCATTTGCCTGGGTAAAAGCACCTACGCGCGCTGCGGCATCATCGTCAATGTCACGCCGCTTGAGCCGGAGTGGGAAGGTCACGTGACCCTGGAATTTTCCAACACCACCAACCTGCCGGCGAAGATCTACGCCAACGAAGGCGTGGCGCAGATGCTGTTCCTTGAGTCTGACGAAGAATGTGAAGTGTCCTACAAGGACCGTGGCGGCAAGTATCAGGGGCAGCGTGGCGTGACCCTGCCGCGGACCTGA
- a CDS encoding cold-shock protein, whose amino-acid sequence MSNRQTGTVKWFNDEKGFGFITPQSGDDLFVHFKAIQSDGFKSLKEGQQVSFIATRGQKGMQAEEVQVI is encoded by the coding sequence ATGTCTAATCGCCAAACCGGTACCGTTAAGTGGTTCAACGATGAAAAAGGCTTCGGCTTCATCACCCCACAATCCGGTGACGACCTGTTCGTTCACTTCAAAGCTATCCAATCCGACGGCTTCAAAAGCCTGAAAGAAGGCCAACAGGTTTCTTTCATCGCTACCCGCGGTCAGAAAGGCATGCAAGCTGAAGAAGTTCAAGTTATCTAA
- a CDS encoding DUF481 domain-containing protein yields the protein MLSRTLLCLAVVSASTPLLADTVWLKNGDKLSGKIILFDGGKLLVQTEYAGTVPIDWNKVKTLESDQHLLVKQDAYTGEVTKSLQAAGDGKVTLANGDAPKTVELASIQQMLKPRPVVEDLVWKGNIDAALDYQRADKDTDDYDIDFKTSARHGRWRHIAEGEYNREFQDDVVTTDNWRAEYSLDRFLTEQWFWQGRLVYKRDKVEDLSRQRTVGTGPGYQFWDNELGAFSLGSLVNRTDYEFADGSKENFYSVAMKWDYNRYLVGKKVEFFTNGEVGKPLTDVADYALDSEIGLRYKVTDWASLNLKAERNIISGTDDADLDKTRYTAGFGVTW from the coding sequence ATGTTGTCCAGAACCCTGCTATGCCTCGCTGTCGTCAGTGCCTCCACGCCCTTGCTCGCTGATACCGTCTGGTTGAAAAACGGTGACAAGTTGAGCGGCAAAATCATTCTGTTCGATGGTGGCAAGCTGTTGGTTCAGACCGAGTATGCCGGAACGGTGCCGATTGACTGGAACAAGGTGAAAACCCTGGAGAGTGACCAACACCTGTTGGTCAAGCAGGATGCCTATACCGGGGAGGTGACCAAGTCGCTGCAGGCGGCGGGGGATGGCAAAGTGACCCTCGCCAACGGTGACGCGCCCAAAACCGTGGAGTTGGCGAGCATCCAGCAGATGCTCAAGCCCAGGCCGGTGGTCGAGGATCTGGTCTGGAAAGGCAACATTGATGCTGCTTTGGATTATCAGCGCGCCGATAAGGATACCGACGATTACGATATCGACTTCAAGACATCTGCGCGTCATGGCCGTTGGCGACATATAGCCGAAGGCGAGTACAACCGGGAATTCCAGGATGACGTGGTCACGACGGACAACTGGCGGGCCGAATATTCCCTTGACCGCTTCCTGACGGAGCAATGGTTCTGGCAGGGTCGTCTGGTCTACAAGCGTGACAAGGTTGAAGATCTTTCCCGCCAGCGCACGGTCGGTACGGGTCCCGGTTATCAGTTCTGGGATAACGAACTGGGCGCGTTCTCCCTGGGTTCGCTGGTCAACCGCACGGACTATGAGTTCGCCGATGGCAGCAAGGAAAACTTCTATTCCGTGGCCATGAAGTGGGATTACAACCGCTACCTGGTGGGCAAGAAAGTTGAGTTCTTCACTAATGGTGAGGTGGGCAAGCCGCTGACGGACGTGGCTGATTACGCATTGGACTCAGAGATAGGCCTGCGCTACAAGGTGACGGACTGGGCTTCGCTCAATCTGAAGGCTGAGCGCAATATCATCAGCGGTACCGACGATGCGGATCTGGATAAGACTCGATACACCGCAGGGTTTGGCGTGACCTGGTAA
- a CDS encoding MGMT family protein: MCIFQDAAIVNESTNEPESAAQIRRAALYLTLAQVPAGKVVSYGQLAELAGLGRAARWVGRTLSQLPGDSKLPWHRVLGAGGRLSLPAGSPSGDEQRARLRMEGVSVLNNRVDIQRHGWRPVEHSG, from the coding sequence CTGTGCATTTTCCAGGACGCTGCAATCGTGAACGAATCCACCAACGAACCCGAAAGTGCGGCGCAAATCCGACGCGCGGCGCTGTACCTGACCCTCGCGCAAGTACCCGCGGGCAAAGTCGTGAGCTACGGTCAATTGGCTGAACTGGCGGGATTGGGCCGGGCCGCCCGCTGGGTCGGTCGCACACTCAGCCAATTGCCGGGCGACAGCAAATTGCCTTGGCATCGCGTGCTGGGTGCAGGTGGCCGCCTGAGTCTGCCGGCCGGAAGCCCTTCGGGCGACGAACAGCGCGCTCGGCTACGCATGGAAGGCGTCAGTGTCCTGAATAATCGTGTTGATATTCAGCGTCATGGCTGGCGTCCGGTAGAGCACAGCGGTTAG